A window from Roseburia sp. 499 encodes these proteins:
- a CDS encoding sugar 3,4-ketoisomerase: MQVIKYAFQQHGDDRGQLVALEEFKDIPFEIKRVYYMYDTKEGVRRGFHAHKSLEQILICIHGSCKILLDNGTEKKIVSLESPYEGLYVSNSMWREMFDFSPDAVLMVLASDYYKEEDYIRNYDEFLKYVKEQNEEAKER; this comes from the coding sequence ATGCAGGTGATTAAGTATGCATTCCAGCAGCACGGAGATGACCGTGGACAGTTAGTGGCATTAGAAGAATTTAAGGATATTCCTTTTGAAATAAAAAGGGTGTATTATATGTACGATACGAAAGAAGGGGTACGCAGGGGATTTCATGCACATAAATCTCTAGAACAGATTTTGATTTGTATTCATGGTTCCTGCAAGATTTTGCTGGATAATGGAACAGAAAAGAAAATTGTATCTTTAGAATCACCATATGAAGGCTTATATGTATCTAACAGTATGTGGAGAGAAATGTTTGATTTTTCACCAGATGCCGTGCTTATGGTGCTGGCTTCCGATTACTATAAGGAAGAGGATTACATAAGAAATTATGATGAGTTTTTGAAATATGTAAAAGAGCAAAATGAAGAGGCAAAGGAGAGATAG
- a CDS encoding glycosyltransferase family 2 protein gives MKFSILVVTYNSEIEKVLITLESILRQRFEDFEIVISDDGSEDNHFKEIEEYFKKKGFINYKLIANEKNQGTVKNLIVGLQYATGKYVRDFGPGDTFFAEDTMQHLYDFMEENQYEGCFGLIRAYSLNQSGEVEVKGYYHPFDIEAYRTKESDKRILKNLALYSDNVSGAATCYRREFYLEYLEKIKDYVVYEEDIFQVLAAAEGRRLHLFDEYMVWYEVGDGVSTKKHTKFEELLRQDVERFYNMLYDRYGDNKYIKKRKQLSVFYKIKNLYIRTILRFFVNPDAIPYLCSSMLQRKRGSHTKETEVKGFLEQPEFWKAI, from the coding sequence ATGAAGTTTTCAATATTAGTAGTAACATATAATTCGGAAATAGAGAAAGTATTGATTACTCTGGAGTCAATCTTAAGACAGCGATTTGAGGATTTTGAAATTGTGATTTCAGATGATGGTTCAGAGGACAATCATTTTAAAGAGATAGAAGAATATTTTAAGAAAAAGGGTTTTATAAACTATAAATTGATTGCAAACGAGAAAAATCAGGGAACGGTAAAGAATCTGATTGTAGGATTGCAGTATGCCACAGGAAAATATGTCAGGGATTTTGGACCGGGAGATACTTTTTTTGCAGAAGATACCATGCAGCATTTATATGATTTTATGGAAGAAAATCAATATGAGGGCTGTTTTGGTTTGATTCGGGCATACAGCCTGAACCAATCAGGAGAAGTAGAAGTGAAGGGATATTATCATCCTTTTGATATTGAAGCTTATCGCACAAAAGAATCAGACAAGCGTATCTTGAAGAATTTGGCTCTGTACAGTGACAATGTGTCAGGAGCTGCGACTTGTTATAGAAGGGAATTTTATCTGGAATATCTGGAGAAAATCAAGGATTATGTTGTTTATGAAGAAGATATTTTTCAGGTATTAGCGGCAGCGGAAGGAAGAAGACTGCATTTATTTGACGAGTATATGGTATGGTATGAGGTAGGAGATGGTGTTTCGACCAAAAAGCATACGAAATTTGAAGAACTGCTGCGTCAGGATGTGGAGCGTTTTTACAATATGTTGTATGACCGGTATGGCGATAACAAGTATATAAAGAAGAGAAAGCAGCTTTCTGTTTTTTATAAGATCAAGAACTTATATATCAGGACAATATTGAGGTTTTTTGTGAATCCGGATGCAATACCATATCTGTGCAGTTCCATGCTTCAAAGAAAGAGAGGATCCCATACAAAAGAAACGGAAGTAAAGGGATTTTTAGAACAGCCGGAATTTTGGAAAGCGATATAA